A segment of the Triticum urartu cultivar G1812 chromosome 1, Tu2.1, whole genome shotgun sequence genome:
TTGAGTGGAATCAAATCTGCCACCAAGTCAGTGCCACCCTAGCACACCATTCATCGGCACAGCGCCGTACGCTCACCCCTGCCCCCACGCACAATAGTTTGTTCACTCAAGGTGGTGTAGCAATGGTGTATATGATGATGCTTCCCGATCCCAGCAACACTTGTCAAGATCAATGATCAATCAATGGTGGAAGCATTTTTGATCTCTTGGTCACACATCTAGTAGAAGAACAGAGCTTTTGATCCATTCACATGAATGAAGAAGAGATGAACATGAACAGTGACAACCAAGGCAAAAATCAAAGAGAAGTTCTTGATTCCTCACAAGTAATTCACAGGCACATTGCTCATCTTCACAAACATTTCCCCCCAAAACCAGAGAGAAAGAAGgggaaagaaaaggaaagaaaacaTCCAAGCTCATGGAGTCATCCCCTGCACATCTCCTGCCTCTCTTGCGAGGACtcgttggcggcggcggcggcgacggaggTGGAGATCCTGGGGGTGTTGGACACGGAGTAGAACACCACGCCGCTGGCGCTCTTCCTACCCTGCTGCAGCAGCTGCTGGTGCGACCTCTTGCAGTGGGCAATGGCGCCCTGGATGGCCCCCTCCTCCGACCCGGCGCTGCTGCTCCGCTTCAGCACCGGCATCGCCGCCGCCCTCGGCCGGAGGAAGAACCGCTCCGCGTCGCCGCAGGACGGCgtcgacgaggaggaggacgaggcggaggacgAGGAGCAGAGCGGCGAGGTCCCCGGCGGAgccgacgccgacgccgccgccttCGTCGCCACCACCAGGCGCACCCGCCGGATGATGCCGGAGAAGGACCTGCGGTGGCTGCAGAGTTCGTCTTGGTCCAGCAGGCTCGCCCTCtccctcccgccgccgccgccgttgacGATGCCGAGGTCGCCTGCCTTGGCGAGGAAGAGGGACTTGATGTACTCCCTGGACGTCCACCGCTTCATCAGCTTCAGCCTCTTGGACCAAGAGTACCTCTTGGCGCCCACCTTGccgtcgccgccgtcctccacatCCGCGCTTGCGCTCACACTAGGCGCCGCcggccccgccaccgccggcttGATCTCCGGCACATTCACCTGCTGCTCCTGCAGCAGCTTCTGCACGAGCTGCAGCCGCGGGGGCAGGTGCAGCGGCAGGAGCTTGCCCCTGTAGAACAGCTCGTCCGCCGGCGACGCGTAGGCCGCCTCCTCCCTGCGCCTGGACACAccgccacctccacctccaccagCGCTCTGAAACTCGAACTCGAGGAGCGCGCACTGGGGCGAGGAGGGGGAGAGGTCCATGTCGATGTAGTCGTCCTGGACGACCATGGTCGGGGCCCTCGCCATTGCCACACCGGAATCTGCGACCTTCGGGTGGGGATGGAGAGGCCTCCGGCCAGACCAGACGGTTTATAGGGTTTTGGTTTGGGGGCCGGAGCCGGAGCCGTGGGAGTCCGTGGCGTCGGGGTTGGTTAGGTAGAGGAGGAGCGCAGCACCACAAATGCAACCGCAGAgcagggagggagggagggggggaGACAGTAATGGGGTGAAGTTATTGGGGGAGCGAGGCATGGGGCTCCGGCGCTCCGCTGAGGTGGCGCTGGGGGCTCTGTCTCTCTTTATGTAGAAAAATGGGCATGGCTCTGCCCGCGTCGTCTCGCTCTGCTTGGCCCATTATTTTTGTCCTTTCAACTTTGTGCTTACAGTATGCTGGGCTTGGTTTTCGTAGACTTCTGAGCAACTTCCTAAAATATCATTGCGATAGCAAAGCTAGTACGAACTAGGGCGTGGTGCAGCTATTTTGATTAATGTAGATTGAGTAGAGTATTCAATTTTTTAGCTTGTAGGAGCATTCGTAGTGTACAGTGCGGAGGCTCTGTGCTCATGTTCACTCACCTCGCTTGCTCATGTTCAGGCAGCGGAAGCGGTGGCGAGAAATGTTCCGTGTAATGACAAGTCCCATCGAGTTCAATTCGGCCGGCGTACCAAGAAATGTTTGTGATGGTCTATCTATCTGCTCCGCTGCCGCCCAAAGCCCATGATGTGACGGTATGATAGGCGCGGCAAGCGAAGGGAGGACGCTCCGGTGATAAGGTAAAAAAAGCGGTCAAAAGACGGCGAGGACTGGGCAGTTTTTAAGACGGCACGCCGGAGTAGATGAGATGAGGAGCACCACCATCCGCTGGCTGGACGGTGAGCTTTCTCCAAAGCCCTCCTCTCAAAATACTGCACACCGCATCATGGCCTCGCCGGTTTTCTACCGTCTTTTACTTGGTATCTCTTGATGGGCCTTCATTGTTCTCGTTGTTGTACCTCCGGGATGATTGGGTCTTTGCGAGCTTTTTAATGCGGTAAGTAGTTTTGGAGTGGTGTGGCGGAGAAAAGCTGCGGGGAGGGGGGCAGGGCATTCATGCGGTCACAAGGCTGGGAGGGACAATGCCGCAATGGTGGCTCGGCTCGTTTGACCGGCCTTTGGCCCTGGTCCAAAAGAGGGCTGGACGTTCTACAGTGGCTCGGTGAGGAGCCCGTGGACCGAAGGGGTGGGAGGGGGGCCTGGGTATGCGTGCGCTCTGCAGGTGAGCTGCGTGACTCGCTCCCACATGAACCATTTGTTTAAGCAGCCCATCATTATTTACTGTTAATGACCATTTGGTCTGGTATTAGTAACTTTGACAAAATGAAGTATAGCAGGGGAATCATTTTCCTCTTGTTTCATGCTTCAATTCGTTTGCAAAATGTTTTTTCAATGTATACAGTCTAAATGGTTAATTTCTATAAGGATTGAGTATATATTTGTCTAATTTCTAAGAACCCTAAGGGTTAGGTGAGACCTTATAGAAATTCTTAAAAATTGAAGTGGACATGACATGTCAATCCTCTACTTTTCCTATGGTTCAAGAATTCTGTAAAACTAAAAGGAATGAATCCTTAGATGTTGCTGATTTACAAGTTGGTTCTGTAAAATCTAACAAGACATAGAAAAAATGGGTGTAGGCTCTCTCCTCAAGCAAGAAGTTGTTGATTTATACAGTCTAAATGGCATAAATCAGCAACTCGTTTTTTTGAGTAAGAGCTGCTCTCTTAAATATACAAGTCTAAATGGCATAAGATTAATATCTATatattcatattggaaaacactTACTTATAATATTACAAATCATTTACTTATAATTGTATTATGTATACCATAGAAAGTACTTCACCACGGGGAATGTATCGGGTGCTTCCACGGTTCCACCCTTGGGTGCTCCCGGTGTTCCACATATTTTAAAATGTTCGCAAAGTTCTGGAAAAAAAATCTAGCGCATTCACACAACATCAATGTATTGCCCCTTCACCACGTTAGATTAAATGTTACTAGTAGATTTGCTAAATCAAATGTTTAATTATTTTCTATCATTGTTTCATTTCAGATGTTGCTGATTTACAAGTTGGTTTTGATCGTTTCTTGTCCAGGCCCCAGAAGATTTAACAAGGACAAAAAAGAAATCGTGTGTAGGGGCTCGTCCAGCTAGAACGGCGAACTTTACGGGAAAAGACTGACAGGCGTAGCCTAGTTTTTCTAATAATTGCGCCCATGAGATTGAGATTCCACAAGGATTCGAGATCAATGACAACGCAAGTAATGATATTTTAGCAGCCTGTGCTCCTGCGACCTAGGGAAGATGTATATGTTATATCTCGAATACTTTTCCCCTGCCCCTCCTTTTCATTTCAAGCAAAAGGGGTGACGACTATGCTGTAGCGCCCAAGTAACATATTGATTTGCCCACTTGACCTAGATTCGGTGTGGACTCGTGATCAGCTGCGATGCTAGAATAATGTGGACCTGGCTAGAATGTTTGTTCTTCCTTGCAAGGTTGTCTTGTTTGAGCCTCTCTAGATTAAGTTGCTTTTACTATAGATTACCATAGAGGCCTTTCGGATTTAATGGCTGGGGTAAAGAAAGTTTTGTCGGAATCTGGCGGCTAGAATTTTATCATCTTGTAGtctaatttcaaaaaaaaattaccATGTGACCTTTCGGATTAAGTGGCTGAGGTAAAGAAAGTTTTGTTGGAATCAGACGGCTAGAATTTTATTATCTTGTAGTTTAATTTCATCATTTTACCCTGTATTGATTAAGAATAAGAGAATTACTTGATTAGTTAAAAAACGGACTAAACCCGTTACAACAGGCCCACAAAACAAGGCAACGGAGGGATCTAGCTACCCGCAAACACCCAACATGCTCATGATAAGAGGAACGTCGCTGATGATATGTGTAAACTGTAATTGTCATCACTTCTTCCTGTGCAACTGACTCAAACTTCACCATCGACGACAAACAAAGGGACCCTCGCCCACGAGATCCCTACTAAGCCATGGCAAACAATTGGCCAACCATGTCGAGCACTAGGTAGCTCTGACTTTGGTGACAAGCCTCGAGGAGAAATAAGCACATCTTGCACCGACTGTGCTTGCCATCGTTGCTGCCAAGTCGCTCGATGACTGTACAACTCTCAATTCATCGCTAGACAACAAAAGTTGCAAGGAAAACCCAAAGACATGTCGAGCAATCGACAAAGGAAGACATGTGACAATCCAACTGCTCTTGCCACCACCATCGTTGCCGCACGAGTCCCAATGCCATAGGATTCGAGGCCGCTGCCACAACACCCGCGCGACCAAGTCACCACACCACTGGTCCTCCAGTGGCCCTGCTCGAAAAACAATGTGTTCAAGAAGGTAGTTCATGCCAAGGCGTCGCCATTTGTTCGAGTTAGGGAATACCTGGATCTGGAGTCCCCCGGAGCTCTCAGGTTTGGTAACATCGCAATATCATCTCCAAGGAGGAAACCGGAGCCCACAGGTGCCACTGATGTTGGTGCTAACCAGGGCAACATACAACTTTCACCAGGTGCTTGACGCCCTCCACCCCGAGCAAGCCGGCCAGACTACCAAGCGCTCACCGACGAATACGGAGCTACAAAACCAAAGACACCACAACATGACACACACACAAAGTAACATGAAGCAGAGTGTCGTTGCAGACTCAGCAGCACCGCACACAGATCCAGACCACACAGCTAATGTCGAGCATCACCATCCTCAAACTTCAAACCCCGGTCACCACCACAAAGCCACGATTATCTTGTCATCCATGTAAGCACCTTTGTTGTCGGCGGCGGACGACTGGTGTCCTGCAAGtgcatgatgacccacaagtataagggatctatcgtagtcctttcgataagtaagagtgtcgaagccaacgaggagcagaaggaaatgataagcggttttcagcaaggtattctctacaagtactgaaataagtggtaacagatagttttgtgataagataggttgtaacgagcaacaagtaactaaagtaaataaagtgcagcaaggtggcccaatccttttgtagcaaaggacaaggcggaacaaactcttataataggaaaagcgctcctgaggacacatgggaatatcgtcaagctagttttcatcacgttcatatgattcgcgttcgatactttgataatttgatatgtgggtggaccggtgcttgggtgatgttcttacttgaacaagcatctcacttatgattaacctctattgcaagcatctgcaactacaacaaaagtattaagataaatttaaccatagcatgaaacatatggatccaaatcagccccttatgaagcaacgcataaactagggtttaaacttctgtcactctagcaacccatcatttacttattacttcccaatgccttcctctagacccaaataatggtgaagtgttatgtagtcgacgttcacataacaccactagaggctagacaacatacatcttatcaaaatatcaaacgaataccaaattcacatgactactcatagcaatacttctcccttgtcctcgggaacgaacataattactcacaaagcatattcatgttcataatcagaggggtaaaaATATGCatacaggatctgaacatatgatcttccaccaattaaaccaactagcatcaactacaaggagtaatcaacactagtaGCAACCTACTAGAACCAATCccgactttgagacaagaattgaatacaagagatgaactagggtttggagatgagatgatgctggtgaagatgttgatgttgatggagattgccctctcctgatgagaggagcattgatgatgacgatggtgatgatttccccctcccggagggaagtatccccggcagaacagctctgccggagctctagattggatccgccaaggttccgcctcgtggtggcggagtctcgtcccgaaaagttccttcctatttttttctcaacgaaagacttcatataggagaagatgggcatcggagagccaccagggggcccacgatgtaggggggcgcgccctaggggggcgccccccaccctcgtgagaagggtgtgggccccctggccttcatctttggcgaggatttttctttatttatttcaagacgttccatggagtttcaggacttttggagttgcgcagaataggtctctaatatttgctccttttccaacccagaattccagctgccggcattctccctccttatgtaaaccttgtaaaataagagagaatagccataactattgtgacataaagtgaaataacagtccgtaatgcaataaatatcgatataaaagcatgatgcaaaatggacgtatcagtgcaCGGGTTGGTTAAAACCACACTTTCATGTAAGTAATCCTAGTTTATAAATCATTACCAACGAAGAGCGTAGGCTGTGTTATTATGAGTGTTCCGATCGCACTCGCAGTGTCACTAGCATTGAGTGAATTGACTAGTGTGGTATCTACAATGCTTGCAAAGGTTAGGATGGAAATGTGATTGTAATGAAAATAGCAGAGTTTGAGAATATTTGCAAGTAAATAACATAAAAATAACAATGCTTCCTGCCATGGAGAAACTTGGCACATAGGGTTTCAGTTGATGGTGGATACTGAATGTGCATTTGTGCAACAGTAATGTGGTGCTACGCTTTATATTGAGTGTCCGACAGGCGAGTCAACCTTGAATTACCTAGAGTCACACCATAGGGCGCCACTCTACCACCTCTTGGTGCCTCTGCCTTTATATTGACCTAAAAACACCCCCCACATTTATAGAGGATTTTCTCGCTGTTGCAACCTCTATGTTCCGTGGAGAGCTGATCTAGAGGCCTTTTTTGATACTCTACCGAAGGGGAAATTCATCAACGAGATCATGTACATCAACCTTCCTCCCATGATGTTCATGTGTGAGTAGTCCTCCTTGGACTATGGGTCCATAATAGTATCTAGATGGCAATCTCTGCCTTGTTCTTAAATGTAATGATCGCATGAGCTGCCCTACTTGATTGCGATTCAAATGGTGTAGTTTTTTGGGGTGTGTTTGTTACgatgtgatgaattgtcactttaTGATCAAATCTACACGTGTTTCCATTTTCTTTTTGAGTTTTTTTGCATAGTTAATAGACATATATGATCTTGATCTGTTAGTTTTGCACTAGCCGTGTTTAAATGAATGATCTCAGCATGAGAGTTGTGTATGTTAGCTGTGTTCAATCTTGCAAAATATCTACTGAAGTGACAGAACGTGTAAATGGCCTCTATTGTATCATTCCTGCTAAGGATAAATAATAGGTGAATAGTTGTCCCAGTAATGAACACGGTGTAAGACAATATATTATCCACATCATGTCCTCATGCTTAATGTAGTGCTCTATTTACTTGATACCTTTCAGGTGCTTGCTGAATAACAGTCTTGGGTTGGAGTATTAGCTATTGATGCAATTGGATTACAGTCTATAGATGGCTAGATGTGATACCTATATGCAATTATGTCATGCATAATTATAGTTATAAAAACCGCAACTTAATCAATACACAACTTCAATTTGTTGACCATGCCATGTTATGTTTTTGGAGATGCCACTAGTAAAATTATAGATCCTAGACCATTCATCGttatttctttcaatctcaaTTAGCACTCTTTAACTCTTGTTTATAGTCTAAACCTTTATTTCATTTTTTGCAATTATCACTTCATACCACATGTTACATTAATCCTTATAGATAGCGAGGCTAGTGAGACCTAGTTTTGTTCGGGACAATTACAAGTACTGTAGTTTTCTGTTGGTACTAATCATTGATTGTGGTTCAAGTGCTCTTACTAGTTCGATAAGCCTCATGTCATCCACTAAAGAGAAATTTATTCTTGCCtgcaaacctctacacttggggGTCCAACACCTTCCTAGATTAGAAAAAGCGGAGGGTTGGACCCCTCCAAGGTTATGAGCAGCGCGAGGGCGGTGGATTCGTCTCCATGCGAGACGCGGATTTGTCCCTCTCCCCCTTCTTGTGGTTGTGCGCCATCATGGAGCTTGACCCTTGCCCAAGCTGGCAGGGTGGTACTTTGGCATTCAGATCTGACCTTGCTCGGGTGGTCACAAGTCTAGGCGATGTCTCGGGGTGTGGAACAAGGCGCCTTCTCGTTTGTTTTCCGGCGGTCGGTGGCTGCAAGCTTGCGGCGGGGTGGATTCAGATCAATTTGATGTTGGGGATGCGATTTTGGATGATAGGCTACATAGTTGCCTCTCCAGTGAGAAACGTTAAGGCACATGTAGGCCGTGTGCTTCACCCATGTCAGTGGTGGGGTGTGCGGTGGCAGGTGGTCCTATCTTAGTTATCGCTGGTGGTGGCGGCCTAACCCTATAAGCCAGTCACCACGGCAAAATATCATTGCTTTGCTGTCACGCCCCAAAACATGGTTCGGACGTAACAGCCGCCACGCGTTTATAAACAAAAGATTATAAACGTGTGAGGCCTAAACTAAAACTTTTCACAATAATACACATAATAAGCATGTATTCTTTATTCTGGGGATACATAGTTCTTGCTGAAAATAAACTTCTAAAGTACTTCAATTTATTCCCTCCCGGCGCGTGCTACGCCTACTGCTCAAAGCCAAGCTCAGGATCATTACCACTTTGGGCTACAAAAATAGAGATTAAGCAAGGGTGAGTATGATGATTCATACCCAGCAAGTAGCATTTATTCAAGGGTACAAAAGGAGAAAGTGTTATGGATATCACAACGGTATAATTCAGTTTCAAGGAAATGATACGACAGCAATGGACAAATTTAGCGGCGGAAAATAAAGTAGTGCAAAAGGCTGAATTAAAAGATGATATTAAACAGAGTTCAACGGAATACTGGAAATATTTATAGCGGTGTATAGGGAAAAATATTGGTATCACACGTGACCAGCAAGGTTCCCTACCCGGGAGTCACATGGGTGAATATTCACACTTTTACACTCTTAAGAGGGGTACTCCGACATCGACAGTCTCGACCAGAACCACGTGGGTTCTAGAAGAGCAGAGCCCTTCGACCCCCTGAGGCACGACAACTTGACTTACTAGTATGGGTTGTTCCCAAGGATCCATCACCGATACCTTGTTCGGAACAAGTGTCGCCCCCAGCGGAGAACTCAGACAGTCCCATACCTGAACCGTGACCGGTACAATATGTTTGCGGTCATGACACCAATATAGACAATATGTGAATATGGAAATAAGGAGGTCAGTGGTATGATGAAACTTATGTAGTAATCCTCACGTCTCCACGTAAgccc
Coding sequences within it:
- the LOC125544724 gene encoding probable membrane-associated kinase regulator 3, encoding MARAPTMVVQDDYIDMDLSPSSPQCALLEFEFQSAGGGGGGGVSRRREEAAYASPADELFYRGKLLPLHLPPRLQLVQKLLQEQQVNVPEIKPAVAGPAAPSVSASADVEDGGDGKVGAKRYSWSKRLKLMKRWTSREYIKSLFLAKAGDLGIVNGGGGGRERASLLDQDELCSHRRSFSGIIRRVRLVVATKAAASASAPPGTSPLCSSSSASSSSSSTPSCGDAERFFLRPRAAAMPVLKRSSSAGSEEGAIQGAIAHCKRSHQQLLQQGRKSASGVVFYSVSNTPRISTSVAAAAANESSQERQEMCRG